A window of Glycine soja cultivar W05 chromosome 2, ASM419377v2, whole genome shotgun sequence genomic DNA:
AGAAAAAGTCACACATCAAAATGAAAGTGATTACAAAACAAGGCAGGAACTAAGTGCCCATTTACTTTGACAAAATGTTTTCTAAGTTCACCTTCAATtggttttctgttttcaaatatttgtaaGGGACAACAAAAgtgataacttttttttgttttgttttctgtaaaaatctttgaaaacagaaaacaagttgacagttttataatttaaaatgaaaacagaagtaAAAAGGCCCTAACTTTCTCCAGAGTAGATAATTcgatatttacaaaaataaaaataagagaaatatacACAATGGTGTTGGCATTAGGGAGTTTCTTATTCCATGCAACAACTCAACCATAGGCATTAAATCAAACATGTATGTATTATAAGGGATTCTTTGAATCCTTGCTATGCAGGacataaaaacaagaaagaaaagacataaaagggaatGGCCAGCTAGAACCTGCCAAGCAGATTGAATGAAGGAAGTCATGGTGAAAGAGATTGAGAAAAGTGAGAGAGGGTGATTAATTAGTGTGAGAGAAATGCACATAATATACACCACAAAGTTTACCAACTAGACTGTGTATACTTtacttggggggggggggggaatggAGGATCATTCTTTCACATGTGACTAGACCGTTGGTCTTATACCAACTACCAAAATTTGTCTCACTTTTCCAAAAAGGTTAAGcgactaataatttttaaaatatacaaatttgaatttttctattcaagatatttttaaaattacttttttaaaaataataataactgtatatcttaatattcatttttgtaaaaacatattatattatttaaatttaccaaatattataatttgataatattatcaattttaattatatattatatttaataaatacaataattaatattatatatggaAAAATATCTGTTTTAATATGTGTATAAATCCTACattaatggtaaaaaaaacactaaattgataacttaaaatattatattaatcctTGTGTAAGTCTATTTtacttacaaaaataaatagattttggAACACATCAAATTTGATGTGCCTTCAGGAAAATTATGCAACGTGGGATAGTTTTgggattttgtaaaattttaaaagttaaagaaGGTGCAGCAAGTATTCAGACTAAAGGTCGAAATCATTTCCCAGAGGAAAgatgacaaataattttttaaaataattatccagtctcttaaaattataaacGTAAATCATTTACAGtcagatatttttattttgtttttaatacatGATTAGTCtctttttaactcttttttcattttattttacactCTCACcggatattttttatattctcatgAGTTCTTTAATCCAAGTAGGCATGCTATGCCTTTGATTAGactgagatttttttatttttttttacctcggCAAAAGATTAGACTGATAAACTGAATTTGACAACATGTTCATTAAGTTATACATCACTTTATCACAATACCAAAAATAGGGTCAatcattaaatgaataaattatgaattatgcCCATCAAATGTATAAGATTGCACTGTTGCAGTTATTGTTGGTAACATTAACAGTACATACGcgtaataacaaataaaagactttttgtttttagaaGAATAAAAAGACTTCTTTAGTTTaacctaaaaaaatttgtttagttTAGATTCTAATAAAAAcgaatttgaaacaaaaatcttggaagaattaattttataaatcttaatatatttgaaatttcagatgaatttattttatttttaaacatgttttgaaaatttgatGACTTTCCGTTGCTACAATTTACCACCCCGTGTGCATACTATCCACCAATCAAAAAGCTGACAAGCGCGAAACAATGATAAGAGTTGGATGCTTTCCCTTTTGGGTAGTAAGTGATATTGATACTCTGATAATATTtggaattaattatattttttgcctCTTTATTATTGggttttttctgtttttaatctataaatatttcaattgtGTAATTTTTGTCTATTTATTAATTGACATCTaccatttaataaaaatgttaacatgACATTTTACTATacatttatcttattattatacTACCACACCACAATTTCCATTAAATATCCAATATCAAGTTAACAAGTTATcgaaaaattatacaattaaataGTGGATATTTAACTCGTAAAAAAGTAAAAGACTAAATTCGAAAAATGATAATAgtaagagaataaaaatgcgGATTtcccaaaaaattattataaaagatataaaaatatttaaaattattatgtaataTGCGGTAGCCATAGGCTTTAATCATAACTAcgacaattaattataaaaagataactacTTCAATTATTAGAATCTACgacaattaatgataaaaatgataaaataaaatcagttttGAAGTATAAATATAAGTATGTTTTCAAAACATTAGAAGGCTCACTTAAAATAAATTCGTTCGTAAATAAAGTTGAAAATATACTTCTTTAACATCAATTCTTTTTAATAACACCAAACTTTCTACAACAATAAAAAAGCAACGAAACATgataatttatatacatttttacaTTTCACAGCTACTGAAAGCAAAGCGGAATGTAGGATTgtgtaaaacataaaaaatcaaactaaaggCTATTTGGTGGttgtcaaatttaaattttaaatttttaaaaattaaaactaattttagttttatcattttaaaatttaagaggctaatttttaaaaatcaaactaagaggctattttgtgattttagtttttaacatTTAAGCCACAGattataagtttttatttccACTCATTTGGTAGCAGTGATTGTTAATTGATTTCCACTCATTTGGTAGCAGTGATTGTTAATTGATGACATGCCgcaatgatgatgataatgtcaAAACATCAATAGTATGTGAAccttttaacttttataaaaaaaaatggaagaaatcaaacaacttattttacaaataaaaagaatagcATTGCTACTTATTgttaaaaatttagttattcaaaaatgaagataaaagCATTTCAAAATTGAATCAAAAAGCAATTGAACTCAATTTTACTAAATAAGGTTTTGTTTAAAATCTACATTTAAacttagaaactaaaaattgaaaacttgCAGTTAAATCAatccttttaatagttaaagCCTATTATGTTGATTTTGACAACAATGATATAACtcccatttatttttctttcaaatgaactaatttaaaattgtcaattttaaatatcctaataattataaaattgaacaaataacatatataatgACTAAAAAATTTAGACAATTTTTCATTAACAAATGTCATACATGATAAAGCTTCTTGActtctataattattttaaaagtgataCTTAAAAATAAGTTCCAATTCAATCACAACTGTCATTTGGCTccatacaattcaaatgattttATCATCAAACAAATAACATTCACGCGCAACAAGGAAAAAACAGGGTATTATCAAGAATATTAGATCAGCAAAGGTAAACATCCAAAAATTGAAATCACTGTCACTAATGAAGTTTTTCTAATTAACAGGGCATGAATGTCCAGAAACAGCCATCAGCACATTGTAGACAACACCGGCCACTACACAAACACAAGAACACATAAGGAGTTGATAGGAAATTTTTCAAATATACCCTCAAGTTGCATATCAACTCTCTAATCATTCCTGGATATTCCCAAAAACTTGTTcttattgtttcttttgttcACTATTGTCTTCAACTCCTATGCTCTTCAATGCTTTCAACTTTCTGTAGCCTATATCAGTCCCAAATATCCTAATACGACAGCAAAAAATGTCATCTACCATTGTCAgtataattagtaaaatatcaatatttcgAGGCAACAATgcataaaataacaataattctTTAATCACTATGTTCTCAATCCAATACTTACAATCAATACTTACCGGTCCATGTAAGTAAAAGTTGATGAATAGTTCCCAGACTTGGTGTACAATAAACGGTGATGATAGTCGTGGAAATCagctctgaaagtgaggacacaaaGTTTAAACAAGAGGCACAATGGTAGAATAAACCAAATGGCTGATGTCAAGTGAAGGAGAAGTAAATTCACACTCACCCTCCATACAATGGAAGGAAGTTCGAAAGACTCCATGGGAAATGGTAACCACAGTGAGCCTCAACTGTCTCTAGGACTCTCAGAACCATCCATAACCAGAGAGTTATCAAGTGGGGCCCAGTAATGGCGGGACCAAAAATGGTAGCAAACCCAAGGAAAAGTATCTCAGCAGGATGAGCATATTCAGAAGTAAGACCAAACGGTGTAGCATACCTTGACAATATTGCAAAACCCTATAGTAGTCTATtgataataaacataataaaagcTAAAATCCCATAGCACACAAATGAACTTACTCATGATGAACACTGTGCACATGCTTGTATAGCCATTTTGTGTGCAGTATTCTATGTCCCCAGTAGAATATAAAGTCCTCCAAAATGAAGTAAAAGATTATTTGAATTAGAACTACTTTCCTGCAAGACCAAAATCCAATCTTGCTAAATAAGCTTAACAGAAGAAGCACATTCCAGACATATCTACTGTCAAAGATGCTAACATGGGACTCCTATGTTTAGAATCATGGCAGTGCTCAAAAGAACCAAAATGTACCAGGACGGTAGGGGAAAACTACTCCGCATGCCCATGTATCTGAAGACGGGATATGAAAAAACCATAACAGGTAGATTGACACCAAAATGGTAAAGCAACAGGCGAACAATACATTTCTCCTGAGCAGCAGGGGTGTTATTTTTGGCCTGCAAGCAAGGAAGATTAGCAACAACAGTAAATCTTGCACACTAATCAGACTAGGCTTAAGGTAAGGAAAAAGGACCAAGAGAAAGAAGTCTAGTGAGTAGCACAGTAAAATCAACAAGAAAAACTGATTGCATATCAAGACTTGACAAAATTTAACTTCTGTTATTGTTCCTAATGTTTGCAGCTACATATTTACAAGTGAAAATGGAAAACAATTTATCATTCCTGCCATTATCAAAGGGGTTCAGTCAATAAACCATTCAAATATAGCATGAACACGTCTCCGAAAATTATGTTACATACTTTTCAATGAAATTCTTTTGTTTGAACCAGCCAACCCAAAGGTTGAGAGTCAACACCAAAAGGCATTGTTAGAACAACACATGTAAgacataaggaaaaagaaaatgatagtgTGTCTGGATTAGCTTCACGGTGAGAAATAATCAATTACTTTTTCACGGTGAAAGTAACCAACAAATAGttgcttttacttttttcaTGATATCGTCATGATTTTGTGGGATAGAACTGATTCTTTTGtgttatccaaacacactatgaAAAGAGAAATATCCAGGAACTTCTTCACTTGTTCTTAGCACCAAGGAAACAGGGTAAAAGgaataattgatataaaaacaAGGTGCATGTGAAGGAACACTAATTTTAAGTCAAAGCAAACAATGTTGGAGCAGTTTAGTCATGACTGATGCTCATtctaaatagaaaaacaaaattgagataaaaacaaatttgaacAAGGGCAGACCTGAATTTTGTACTTGCTCATCCACCCTGCCCTCTCAAGCCATATGAAGGGAAGTCCAGACAAGAAGAAAACACCTTCATGTAGAAAGAAACTTCCCAAACACGCCAGTTGAAAATCACTGAAATGTGTGATCAAGTACTGCACCACAAAGAAAAGTAAGAGGGGTAAGAGAGAGAATTACATTTCCACAAAAAGTTAAAAGGACCAAACATCAATTCCACTTTTGGCAACTAGTACAAACATGTAACCATGCAAACTACAGGACCTGCAAGAATCTGAAgccaaaaagccaaaaaaaaagaagtgaaattACGTCCGTGAACATGCTAAATTATATGTGCTCCAGCAAGGAAAGATTTGAGCCTGCCTCTGTTCACAACTACCATTACCTTTATACACTACATATTGATGAATACattttatatttctaatttctaatatattataTGCACAGGAAGATTAATATGAGGATTTGCTAACTCTTTCAATAATTAACACATATGCATCTCAAAAATCAATCACTACTGAATACTTCAACAGAGTTCACAAAACTCTAGGAATATAGTATTTCACCATTCCAGTGGCAATAAGGATGAGGCAACAAATAACTAGgattgaaaagttaa
This region includes:
- the LOC114379876 gene encoding methylsterol monooxygenase 2-2, with product MASLIESGWQYLITHFSDFQLACLGSFFLHEGVFFLSGLPFIWLERAGWMSKYKIQAKNNTPAAQEKCIVRLLLYHFGVNLPVMVFSYPVFRYMGMRSSFPLPSWKVVLIQIIFYFILEDFIFYWGHRILHTKWLYKHVHSVHHEYATPFGLTSEYAHPAEILFLGFATIFGPAITGPHLITLWLWMVLRVLETVEAHCGYHFPWSLSNFLPLYGGADFHDYHHRLLYTKSGNYSSTFTYMDRIFGTDIGYRKLKALKSIGVEDNSEQKKQ